The stretch of DNA ATTTCCTAAAATCGTAGTTGGACTTGTCTTGATGGAGCTCTTGGTCCTTTTCCTAACCATAAGTATATtttacaaaagttgcatttatatCAGGATAAGTGTTTTCCTTTACAAGTTCTCTGTCCAAAATAGTAAGCGGTTATGTTGTCTAGAGTTATTTACTTTGCTCTTTTAATGCATGTTAATATAATCAGAGCTTTTAGCTCCACCAAAGGATGTTCTTGATATTACCCAGTTGACAAGCTTGATATATGTGGTGTCTCTTTGGTCAATATGCAAATACTCTACTTCATGATTAGAAGATACTACTACATGGAGAAGTTCATGCCTCATCTAAATTGCAATTTAACACGAAACAAATTGTGATTTTCCTATGGCATAAGCTGGCTTGATAATCCAAATGATGATTTGATCTATTTGTTCTTGGTTAACCATCTTAATTGTGTGATCAATGTTTCACTAAACCCTTATTCTCCTTTTCTGATCTTTTAAAATGGCAAGTACTTTTCTTGCTTTTGTCAACTCTCCACACACCCCTTTCTCTATCCTCTGTTCTTATTGTTGGTGCTTCTTCCTACTTTTTGCACTTCCATCCTCAATCAGCTCTTTGACAAGAGTGAGGATCATATGCTTTTTCAGCTTATATCCCCAGAGAATAAGGGTGTAGGGGGACAGCTGCTATTGGTACTGCAGGAAACAAAAAGCATGGGTACTTTTGTTGTttaaattttaatgatttgatgatAGACAAGTTTGTGGTATCCCCAGGATATTCCAAAAAACTAACAAGGAAAAGTGTGTGTTGCACGACAAATATCTTAAAACAGTAGtttttatttgtatatatttCTGAATCTTTTTTGTTGCCATGATCACCTTAGTCATTCTTCCTTTTCATACGTTGTAGTTTATGCCTATAATGTTTCGGGGTGCAACTAGTCTTTAATTTTTCAGATATCTAggctttatctttttttttttttaaatttaagtcCCATCGGTTCATATTTTAGTTCCTCTAAGATGTGATTATTTGACTTCTATTATGATCGTTTTGGTGTGAAGTTGACAGGGGAAATACATGAAGAAGTTGAGATTCATAATCGTGCATTGGACCGAATGGTACGTGAAGAACACATTCAATCCTTATCTTTTTCTCATTCACACTCGTTTTTGCAAAATACATGATCAAGTTCTTCTGCTGATGGCTTGGCTTTAGGGTCATGACATGGATGCTTCAAGGGGAGTCCTTTCTGGAACGGTTGATCGTTTCAAGATGGTAAGTgtgcttttttctttttgttactgGGATTCTTCCCGCTTCTTTTGCTGACCACAATTTGAGTTTTGATATTAGGTTTTTTTTGAGAGAAAGTCAAGTCGCAGAATGGCTACCTTTGTGGCATCTTTCCTGGTGCTCTTCCTACTCATCTATTACCTCACCAAGTAGAAATCTTCATGACATCTGCAATGACCACACCTTGACAGTACTCGAGCCGTCTGTTGCTTCTTCTAAAGTGGATTAGTGTGACAGTAGCTCATGCGTACAACATCCTTTGTGAAATGCATGACATCTGAACATTATGGTGCCGAGCTGTTCCTTCTCTTGTACTTCATCTAATCATATGAAAACTAGACGTATATTTATTCTTCTACACCGCAAAGACATTATACCTAAGTGGTTCAGCAACTGTTGAATTCTCGATTGCCACTGCAGTGACTTGTGATTGCAGGTTGAATTATTTATTGCCCCAAATAGTTGAGATATGATGGGTTAACATCTTTAATTGgatttctatttttaaaaaataaaataaaataaaattttaatgtaGAGGATTCGAATATGAGACTTTAGGATGTCTAGATTCTACTGCAACAACACATTGGAGGCTCTTCATTTTAATTGGTGTCAATATTAATGATATAAATTCTTGttgtatatttttaaattaaataaagtCAATAtgaaatacaaaataaaaaaaaaggtgagATGGAGACGCTCcacaaaaatttaagaattttcTTTAGGAATTCGTTCATATTTATTCTTATATTATGACCAATTAGAGAGCGATGAAACGCACCAAATCTTTtcacaacatgataaacaaaaaaaaaaaaagagttttttgCCCACGCAATCTCAACCTTATCCACACAGTGAGATAATCCCAAAGAAACTCTTTTGTTGACACCCTACAAAGGTACAACTCAGATACCTGATTGATTCGATCCGTCATTCATCTCTGCGTCTTATGCGATGGGGTGTCTTTGTGGGTCGCTTTGATTGGTGTTCGAAGCAAATGCTCTATACGTCATCGGCAGGGATGACCGGGTGCAGCCGGTTTTCGGACGGACACCACCTGCTGAACCATTCCTGTATTTTTCTCGCCAGGTTtctctcctccctctccctctctctctccctccctccctccctccctccggtCTCTTCGCCTCTCTtcggccctcctcctcctcctcctcctcccatagCCCAAAGATTTGAGGTAAACAATGTTGTCTTTTTTGGTGCCTTGGACAAATTTCTTGTTGTGTTTTTTTGCCTTTCTTAGAGTATGAGATTTCTTCGGATTGTTTGGAGCTTCAGCTTTGGTACAAGGGCGCCAATTTGTTGCTTGGATCCGATTAGTTGCTCTCTGGTCCAAATTTGGTTCTATTGGGATGAATCAGATGATTGAATTCTCCATGGTTTACATCCTTCTGGTGGATTTCAATCATCGAGACAATGTGTTTTCTGTGGAAGTTGTAgttggaattagggttttctatcAATTTTCTGTAGTTGAAATTTCTGTTGGAATGGCTCGATATATGATACAGTAATTAATCGTTTTGTGGAGCATCAAGCGTTTCATAAATCATGGTATGTTAATTTCAAGAAAATTGATTGGATTGAATCCATAGTCGTAAAAAATTCCTACATCTTCGACCCTAGGCGGTAGTCCCGATGACAAATTTTGCAGCTCACTTTGTCATATTTTTGTTGGTGAGCAATGATGTGTTGTGATAGTTTCATACTATAAATGGAGAATCAACGGTTCAGCATATCTGTGATTGTAAGATGTTTATGagtacttgaaagcatattaCAGAAAAGCTTTTGGACATGAAAATTAGTCTTAAATAAATCCATTTAAATTGAAAATACTGCATATATTTATACATTATACATCAGCATGTGTATTTCTCTATATTATGAATGTATGTATtcgtgcatgcaaatatatattatTGTCTATATGTGCATTTGGTGATCTGTTCAAGGATTGCCCAAATTCCCAGGTGATCACTTGTGACAGCACTGATTGATCTTTGATAGAACAGGCAAAGAAACTGGATAGAATATGGAGTAAAAAATTTCTG from Musa acuminata AAA Group cultivar baxijiao chromosome BXJ2-11, Cavendish_Baxijiao_AAA, whole genome shotgun sequence encodes:
- the LOC135626547 gene encoding bet1-like SNARE 1-1, which gives rise to MNLRRDYRNRASLFDSIEEGGILAPSYSSHEIDEYGNDRAVDGLQDRVNILKRLTGEIHEEVEIHNRALDRMGHDMDASRGVLSGTVDRFKMVFFERKSSRRMATFVASFLVLFLLIYYLTK